The sequence below is a genomic window from Melioribacteraceae bacterium.
ATAAGAGCGGAAACCATTTATAGTTGATTGTCTGGTTTTCATTTAGTTTCTTGAATGTTTTGTAAATACCAAAGAAATAAAAAATAAAGAATGGGATCCCATATTTGACAGCAAAATCTGATATCCCATTATTCCTATGTGTATCTCTGCTAAAACCTGTGAAATCATCAAATCTAGTGTACTCATTAACTCCTCGTCCAGTAAGAGGGTAATTCAATATGTCATACATGTCAAATATAAAATTTGCAAACCTTCCTCTACTTCCATAATGATAATATCCCACATTTAATGATTGTTGATATTGCTCATCAAGTTTTCGACCCAAGAATTCCAAAGAATTAAATGAATACCAAAAAATGGCAATAAGTAAGGGGATCATTACAAGTTTATAGGATTTCCGTCGTAGAAAAATAGTAGCAGATAAAATTGCTACAAATAGTGATATATAACTTGCTGTTGAAAAGGTTGTGATAATACCGGCCAAGAAAATTAAGTTCTTCTTATTCCACAAGTTTTTAGATAAAATTATATTTATGTAAAATGCTAAGACAGCATATACACCCAGACCACCAGCTTCGTGAAAGGCAGAAGGATTTCGTCCCCCAATAATTTCCAAGCCATAATCATAATATGGTTTTGAAATACCAGTATTAAAAGTATATATAATCATGTTAGAGTTATATGAATAACCGCGCCTGCTCGATTGCTGCTCAAATATTGGAGCTATATTATCAATGAGGAACTTTTCAAAACCAGGGATTAGTAAGGAAGGGATAAAAAATATGAAACTGATTATTATAAGCAAGTAAATTATATTGACGTAAGCTTCAAATAGTTTTTCACCTATTAACTTTATTAATAAATAAGCATTAATAAATGTTATATATATACCAATAGTTGTTTGCAAAGATATATAATTAAAAATAATAAATTGGCCCAACAAAACAATTGTAAGCAAAAAAATAAAAGTAAGAAAACCTTTATCAAATTGATGTCTTTTGATTGCGAAACTACTAGCGGCTAGAATAAAAATGGCCAAATTCCAGAAATAGCCTGAAGTAAAAAATGGGATTCCCCCTAAACCAATAAGAAGAAAAGTGAAGAAATAACTCGCGTAATCTTTATTTTTCAATTTAGGCAAATTAATTCTTCCTCAAATCTTTTTGTATTTATTGTTATATCATACTTATTAGAACTATAATTATATGCATGGGTGATTATATCTTGATAGATTTTATATTTTCTGATTGCATCTTCTAATATTTTTTTTAAAGTATTAAAATCACCGTATGCATATAAACCCATCTTATCTTCTGTTAAAACATTGTCAGGATCAACAACAAGACTGATAACAAGTACATTATTATTCCATGCTTGTATGAATGTATTGGGAAATCCTTCAGTTGTACTTGTGTTAACTAGTATTTTTGCAATTTTAAACCATTCGATTGTTTTTTCATAACTTAAAGGGCCTAAGAATTTTATGAACTCTGAATTATCCTGAACTTTATTTAGATATTTCCCAGCTTCACCTATCATAACAAAATCCCACTCTTGCCGAGATATCAATTTTGCAAGGTCGATGAATAAATTGGGTCTTTTTACTTCTCTCATATTTCCTACCCAAAGTACAATATTTTTCTTTTTCGGATTGTAGTCATCAATTCTATTTATTTTTATATATGAATTAGGAATTACTATCGATTTCATTCCCTTATTTTTAAATAATAGTTTTTGCTGGTGAATTGTTTGAGTTATTATAAGATCAATTTTATTTTTTCTGAACCGAATTATAAAATCACAAATTAGTGCATCAATAATTTTGATTACTCTCTTTAATGATATTCTCTTGGACAAATGGTATTTCAGATAGGAATTTTTATATAATTCATCATCACCCGCTAAAGCATAAATAACTTTCTTTCTAGTTAAAAATGAATACAATAAAAGAGCTCCCCTCATAATACGAGCATCTGTTCTTACATAATAAAAATATGAGTCTGTTTTGAAAAGTAGTAATAGTATCTTAAAGTAATTTAACACATAGCTTTTGGATTGCTTTAAAAAATAATATTTAATTGAAGGATTATGATACTGTTGAAATTGGATCGGGCCATTGTTGGTAATTACTTCAATTTGCCAACAATTTTTTAATAACTGTTCACTTAAAAGATAAACCTGGTATTCAGAGCCTCCGACTACTTTTGTAAGCCATGCCGGAAGAAGAAAACAAATTTTTTTTTGCTTGGAAATTATCACTGTGAATATGATAGAACTATTTTAGCAATATAAATTTTTAAAAATCTTTTGTTATGTTAATGTTAAGAATTTCATCAAAGAATCCATGATGAATCCCAGGATATAAATTCATTATAAATGACTTGAATATTTTTTTCTGTTTGGGGATATTCATACGAAAAAAAATATTTTCAAATGAAGATAAACTGCTTATGGTTTTAATTTTATTGAATGATTCAATTGCGAGCTCAAATTCATGGAAACTTACACCTCGCCCCCTTCGCAGGAAATGTTCATAATTTTTCAACGATTCATCCATATATAATTCTCTAAAATTATTTCTTTTACTTTTCCTTGAATAGTAGTATGCAAGATCATCCGGTAGCCAGTGAAAGAACGGAAGTTGAGATGTATGAATATCATAATACCACAAACGATTCGGAGTTTCAATTACAGATAATATTCCATTTTTATTAAGTAAATTCCAAGCTTGTTTAATAGCTGTTATTCTTTCACGAACAGTCATATGCTCAAGGCTTGCAAAAAAAATAATAAAGTCAAATTTGCAATTAATAAACGAGTCTATAAGATCAACTGCATTCATAACTTTAAAATGAGCTTCCACTTTATAGAGACTACACCGTTTTTTTGCAACGGTAATAGATTCTTCTTCAATATCGATTCCTGTAACCTTAGCTCCTTGTTCAGCTAAGGCAACAGTGGAAGATCCGGTTCCACATCCAATTTCTAAAACAGTAGAATCAGTTAATGGTTTAGCTGTATTCAACCATGGTATGATTCGTTTTCTATCAATTTGTAATCTAGTCATTAAATGCGATAATAGATCATTTTCAAATAACATAAATGCATCCTGAGTAAAAGGATGTTTATTCTTATAATAGTTTTCAATTAAAAAAAATTTAAGTTCATTAAGTTCATTATCATTTATTTGTTTTTGATTATCTAATATTTGTCGGGGTATTTTATAATATAGCTTATTAAATAAATTATTATTTTTTAACAAATTTTTAGTTCTTTTCATAACTATATACTTATATCAATTTCATTTTTAAGATAATTCGAAACGTTTTCCACCCAATCTTTGGAATAAGATGATTTGTTAAAACTCTTAGCATATGACCTTCTTTGGTGGGAAACGAATGGTTTACCATTAAAACAGCTTTCTTCTGTAGTCACTATGAACCAGTTAATAAACTTTTTTTGTCCTTAGGTAAGTAAGATATTTCGAGTTTATACTTAGCATCAAGTTCCAATAACAGCCCTATATTGAAAGTGATCGTAATGAATACTAATCTTCATTTGGAAATCACAATTCTTGGTTATTCTTCTTTGTCTAATTCTTTTTTGTTAAGAAATATTATGTAGTAATATATAAGTCCTTTTTCATATTAAAAATTACAATGTTTTTATAGTTTCAATCATAACCCTAATGTCCATTTCTTATTAACTAAACGCACTATCAGCATAATAATAGAACATTTATTAGTTATATTAAGTTTTACTATTATAAAAGTAATTGGCTAATTTATGTTACTAAGTGAACTGCATATTCAATATCTCTCAACCATGATTCGAGAATTTTCATTTCCATTTTAGTTACTATATTATTTTGCATTAATTTTTTATAGGCTGTATATAGATTTTCTTCAATACTTTTTGAACAAGAAACAGAACTTTCAACAAAGTTTATAAT
It includes:
- a CDS encoding glycosyltransferase family 4 protein — protein: MRGALLLYSFLTRKKVIYALAGDDELYKNSYLKYHLSKRISLKRVIKIIDALICDFIIRFRKNKIDLIITQTIHQQKLLFKNKGMKSIVIPNSYIKINRIDDYNPKKKNIVLWVGNMREVKRPNLFIDLAKLISRQEWDFVMIGEAGKYLNKVQDNSEFIKFLGPLSYEKTIEWFKIAKILVNTSTTEGFPNTFIQAWNNNVLVISLVVDPDNVLTEDKMGLYAYGDFNTLKKILEDAIRKYKIYQDIITHAYNYSSNKYDITINTKRFEEELICLN
- a CDS encoding class I SAM-dependent methyltransferase, encoding MKRTKNLLKNNNLFNKLYYKIPRQILDNQKQINDNELNELKFFLIENYYKNKHPFTQDAFMLFENDLLSHLMTRLQIDRKRIIPWLNTAKPLTDSTVLEIGCGTGSSTVALAEQGAKVTGIDIEEESITVAKKRCSLYKVEAHFKVMNAVDLIDSFINCKFDFIIFFASLEHMTVRERITAIKQAWNLLNKNGILSVIETPNRLWYYDIHTSQLPFFHWLPDDLAYYYSRKSKRNNFRELYMDESLKNYEHFLRRGRGVSFHEFELAIESFNKIKTISSLSSFENIFFRMNIPKQKKIFKSFIMNLYPGIHHGFFDEILNINITKDF